TAAGAACGTTTTTTATCTGGCCGAAATCCCTGATTGTCAGGAGGCCTCCCGGATTCAATCTACGGAGAAAAGAGGACCACACCGAATAATGGGAGCCTGCAAACATTTGTTTGGCGCAAGAGAAGGCGTGTCGCCCTCATACCTTTTGACATTCTAATGATGATTCGGCAAGAGGCATCCAATCTGGATTGTGATTAGCTTTTGGATGCCTTATTTGATTTGAAGAGCGAAAGATGAATACCTATACGATCCGGCTGAAAGGGCAGGCGCCCATTGAGATCCAGTCAGAGTCCCTTACAGGAAGCGAGGCGTTGAAGGCCCTCGAAGTTAGGGATCTGAAAAGGGTGGTCGCGGTCAGGGTAAATGGAGAAGTACGAGACCTGTCCCGGGACCTGGATTCGGACTCGGAGTTGGAGCCCGTTCATATCGATTCCCAAGAAGGGCTGGAGATACTCAGGCACAGTACCTCCCATGTCATGGCCATGGCCGTCAAGGAACTTTTCCCTGGCGTCAAGGTAACCATCGGCCCAGCCATTGAGAACGGGTTTTACTATGACTTCGATTACGAGAGGCCTTTCCGGGAAGAGGACCTCCCGAGAATCGAAGAGAAGATGATGGAAATCATCAAGGCCGATTATCCCTTTGTAAGACAGGAGATGGGACGGGAGGAGGCCATTGATTTCTTTGAAAAGGAAGGGGAGGATTACAAGGTCGAATTGATCCAAGACCTTGGTGAAGAAAAGGTTTCCCTTTATACCCAAGGATCCTTTACGGATTTATGCCGGGGGCCCCATATTCCATCCACCTCGATGATTAAGGCCTTTCGTCTCACCAAGGTGGCAGGGGCTTACTGGCGTGGGGATGAAAACAGGGCGATGTTGAGCCGGATTTACGGGGTGGCCTTTTCCAATCCAAAGACTCTGAAACAATATCTCCAGAAACTCGAGGAGGCCAAGAAGAGGGACCACGTCAAACTCGGGCCCCGTTTAGGGCTTTTCAGTACCTACGAGGAGATCGGGGCGGGCATGATAGTGTGGCATCCCAAGGGGGGAATGCTCAGGCACCTTCTGGAGGAATTCGAGGTGCAGGAGCATCTCAAGCGTGGTTACGAGATCGTCAAAGGCCCCCAACTCCTAAAAACTGACCTATGGAAACGGTCCGGGCATTTCGACAATTATCGGGAGAACATGTATTTTACCGAGATCGACAAGCAGTCATACGGAATCAAGCCGATGAACTGCCTCGCTCATATGTTGATCTACCGTTCCAGCATTCGGAGCTATCGGGAGCTCCCGAAAAGGTACTT
This region of Deltaproteobacteria bacterium genomic DNA includes:
- the thrS gene encoding threonine--tRNA ligase, encoding MNTYTIRLKGQAPIEIQSESLTGSEALKALEVRDLKRVVAVRVNGEVRDLSRDLDSDSELEPVHIDSQEGLEILRHSTSHVMAMAVKELFPGVKVTIGPAIENGFYYDFDYERPFREEDLPRIEEKMMEIIKADYPFVRQEMGREEAIDFFEKEGEDYKVELIQDLGEEKVSLYTQGSFTDLCRGPHIPSTSMIKAFRLTKVAGAYWRGDENRAMLSRIYGVAFSNPKTLKQYLQKLEEAKKRDHVKLGPRLGLFSTYEEIGAGMIVWHPKGGMLRHLLEEFEVQEHLKRGYEIVKGPQLLKTDLWKRSGHFDNYRENMYFTEIDKQSYGIKPMNCLAHMLIYRSSIRSYRELPKRYFELGLVHRHERSGVLHGLTRVREFTQDDAHIICTPDQLDGEIKGVLSFVKDIMEIFGFEYELEISTRPEKSIGSDEDWDRATAALKGAVEDFGLPYQVNEGEGAFYGPKIDVKLRDALERTWQCSTIQCDFTLPERFDLSYVDKDGQKHRPTMIHRVIVGSIERFIGILIEHYAGAFPTWLAPVQVSILTVTDRNIPHGEKVLKILRDSEIRVEPDFRNEKLGLKVREAQLQKIPYMLIIGDRESEQGVVTPRLRSGKNLPSMSIGEFADMIKDESNKRR